One window of Tenacibaculum maritimum NCIMB 2154 genomic DNA carries:
- a CDS encoding energy transducer TonB, whose protein sequence is MFILLFSSYLNLITAQNRCESSGQIVLDINAIEISKCAIETTSSPTSSLQTTKKAQKTSIQHTYSRKKIHHRFNKINTQKASFKKVPFNNSLPKINTDKQTPSLQKEILFVTVDEPPLFPNCKYSTKEKNIQCFKSSINKHFNQNFNYERFSEITTKDKIFIRFTIDIKGNVKKTQILSSNENKILTNEINRVLLKLPQFSAGKYKGVPVNVTYTFSINLTLT, encoded by the coding sequence ATGTTTATTTTATTATTTTCTTCTTACCTTAACCTAATAACAGCGCAGAATCGATGCGAATCTTCTGGCCAAATAGTATTGGATATTAATGCTATCGAAATCAGCAAATGCGCTATAGAAACTACTTCCTCCCCTACTTCCTCTCTACAAACAACAAAAAAAGCTCAAAAAACAAGTATTCAGCATACTTATTCAAGAAAAAAAATTCACCATAGATTTAATAAAATCAATACGCAGAAAGCTTCTTTCAAAAAAGTTCCTTTCAATAACTCGCTTCCCAAAATTAACACGGATAAGCAAACCCCTTCTCTTCAAAAAGAAATATTGTTTGTTACTGTTGATGAACCACCACTGTTCCCTAATTGCAAGTACAGTACTAAAGAAAAAAACATACAATGCTTCAAATCTAGTATCAACAAACATTTCAATCAGAACTTCAACTACGAAAGATTTTCTGAAATAACTACAAAAGACAAAATATTTATTCGTTTTACCATAGATATCAAAGGGAATGTAAAAAAAACTCAGATTTTGAGCTCTAACGAAAATAAAATATTAACAAATGAAATTAATAGAGTTCTATTAAAACTTCCTCAGTTTAGTGCAGGTAAATATAAAGGGGTACCTGTAAATGTAACATATACCTTTTCTATTAACTTAACATTAACTTAA
- a CDS encoding peptidylprolyl isomerase: MNNGIYAKFTTPKGEILVNLEYEKTPGTVGNFVALAEGNLENSAKPQGTPYYNGLKFHRVIPDFMIQGGCPQGTGTGNPGYKFDDEIHPELKHNAPGKLSMANAGPGTNGSQFFITHVPTPWLDGKHTVFGNVIEGQEIVDAIAQGDDMQVEIIRVGEEATSFNAVEAFRSFEGAREKREAAEKAKQKELLDSVAAGYDETPSGLRYKILQNGSGKQATKGANVAVHYKGQLLDGTVFDSSYKRKQPIEFAIGVGQVIAGWDEGIQLLKVGDKARLVIPSHLAYGAAGAGGVIPPNATLIFDVELMDVK; the protein is encoded by the coding sequence ATGAATAACGGAATCTACGCAAAGTTTACAACTCCTAAAGGGGAGATCTTAGTAAATTTAGAATATGAAAAAACACCAGGAACAGTTGGTAATTTTGTTGCTTTAGCTGAAGGAAATTTGGAAAACTCAGCTAAACCACAAGGAACTCCGTATTACAACGGACTTAAATTCCATAGAGTCATCCCTGATTTTATGATTCAAGGAGGCTGCCCTCAAGGAACAGGTACTGGAAATCCTGGGTACAAATTTGATGATGAAATCCACCCCGAATTAAAACACAATGCTCCTGGAAAACTATCCATGGCAAATGCAGGACCAGGCACAAACGGATCTCAATTCTTTATTACACATGTACCAACACCTTGGTTAGATGGAAAACATACTGTTTTTGGAAATGTCATAGAAGGTCAAGAAATTGTTGATGCAATAGCACAAGGAGATGATATGCAAGTAGAAATCATTCGCGTTGGAGAAGAAGCTACATCTTTTAACGCTGTGGAAGCTTTTAGGTCTTTTGAAGGGGCTAGAGAAAAACGTGAAGCGGCAGAAAAAGCAAAACAAAAAGAATTGTTAGATTCAGTTGCCGCTGGATATGATGAAACACCAAGTGGATTACGCTATAAAATCTTACAAAATGGTAGCGGAAAGCAAGCTACTAAGGGAGCTAACGTAGCTGTCCATTATAAAGGTCAGTTACTAGACGGAACTGTATTTGATTCTTCTTATAAACGCAAGCAACCAATTGAATTTGCCATTGGGGTAGGTCAAGTAATTGCAGGTTGGGACGAAGGTATCCAATTATTAAAAGTAGGAGATAAAGCACGCTTAGTAATTCCTTCGCATTTAGCTTATGGGGCTGCTGGAGCCGGAGGGGTTATTCCTCCTAATGCAACACTTATATTTGATGTTGAACTAATGGACGTTAAATAA